CATGTTCTAGATCGGGAATCTCGTAGGAAATATTAGGCTGCTCTAGTGTTACGTTCTGATTTCTCAGGGCGTCTGATTGATATGTAATATTCATTTTGTCAGTATACTTCTTAAATCGAACAAGAACAGGACGGGTAGATGATGTATCATATTTCTTGCCAACACGGATAGCCTTATTATATTTACATccggttctctcccttcagctgctgtgtgtcaccttctgcttaTAGAAGTGAAGGCTGCTTCTATCCCTTCAGCTGCAGTGTggcaccttctgctgatggaagtgaaggctggttctctcccttcagccactgtgtgtcaccttctgctgatagaagtgaaggctggttctctcccttcagctgcagtgtgtcaccttctgctgatagaagtgaaggctggttctctcccttcagctgctgtgtgtcaccttctgctgatggaagtgaaggctggttctctcccttcaactgttgtgtgtcaccttctgctgatggaagtgaaggctggttctctcccttcagctgctgtgtgtcaccttctgctgatggaagtgaagggctggttctctcccttcagctgcagTGTGTCAACTTCTGCTGATGAAGGCTGGTACTCAGAGTTAAGTTAATACAGAGGAGAGTTAATTTTCACTTTACCAAgttactacagtcaaacttggtcattCACTCAACTAAATCTTTGTAgagaaatgaaccattgttttgagtttttgcccattcacaagttagACAATTGGTTTGATTCTTGACCAGGAccgtacctgaattttctgtaccagtacccatccCTCCTGACAACTGGGAATGTTGAAGTCCCACTTTTGGCTACAAtattccaagccatcaaccagaACTAATGTTGTGGTACATCTCTTGCAAAACATCATAAGGGCTATGGCAAAAATTTGCTTCATGTCAAATGTCTGAAGACTGGCAACagcattttgaacatttcaatgaAAAGGAGCCATATAGTGAGATAAGTTCTAAAGGGGTGGCCTGTAATTTGCTAAATCAATATATTACAAATCCAGTCATTACTTCAGTTAATGGAATCTTTTCCTGTTTATACTTAGTAAATTATTGGGAACTCCTGCAAGTAAGAAAAGCATGATATCAAAAAGATAGACACTTTCATGTTGTATATGCAGTTATTGTACCTTTTCTTTATTGTTCAAACCTATGTACAtgacatctttaaaaaaaacatactgGTAGGTTACATAAaacaattgtaaaatgttatgaTTGCATTACAGCCAGAACAGAATAGTAAGTCCTAGAAACTCAGATGTCAGAACAGTAAGTCATGAATTACGACACAGATCAAGATATACAATTCCCAGTCCATTTCAGGAATTGGGAGGGACCCCATATATTTCCTTTGTTCTCAAAAACTTTAAATGCAAACTAGAGGAAGGAGATCTTGAATCTGGCTATGTACTTTACATTATCTGTGTGCATAAAGATACACTTGATACACTTAGAGATTTCACATTAGCATTACTTGGTCTTGAAACCAACAAACTAAATTGGTGCAAGGTGTATCTCAAAAGCATGTGTGCACTCAGAAAGATCTGTTGGTAACTATCAGTACGAGAATAAGACTGTCACAGTAgattagagtttatagtcatttctaccaaatttttacagtcaaacttataAAGGCAGTTAGCATTTTCAACATGAAAAGGAAATTCTAAAACAACAGATGGAGTCAGAAGTTTTCATAGACAATCAGTTTCAGGCCTCGACCTAATTTTCTGGACATGGATCTGAACAGTGGAcctgtacttgaattttctgtacctgtacccaacCCTTGTGAAGGTCATCAATTCTATTTCCCCAAAACTATGTACACTGCTTAAAGTGGGTGATAGGCCATcaagtttttgtcaaaatcgCTCAGTTGCTTTCATTATATACACTCAACACACactgtatacacacacactgcaCAGTATACTCAGTCCACTGAATCAATTAATAAACAGGCACTGAACTTGGTCCGTTGAATCTACtaaacatactacatgtattaaaatcTACTGAATATACTAAACATGCACTGTGTACTCCGTCTGCTGTGTCGTTCTTGTCATGGGGATAACTCACGCATAGGCAGACAGGAATAGAACAGTTTCGCAGTTtgtaatactgatttcaacttGATGCCTACCGCCTATACTCAGATGTGTCAGAATAAAACACACTAGAATCAAACAGCAACAATTATCTAAAAATCTATTTGACTACATCTAATAAACACTTGAAAATGGCTGTAGTCATTTGGTTTATCTTTTCATTGTACAATCATTTTCTCACAATTTTAAAGAAATCTAGCTTGCATGGTTAGTGAAGAGTTAATTCCAAGTGTttaaaaagacaataaaaaggGTAGTCAGACTCCCTGAGCGACTGTCAGCTCTGACAAGTCATCATTTCCATCAATCATCAGACactgaaaaataaaatgaaatgtgtCAGTTTTACATCAACAGACCCACAAGTCAACAAAAGTCTTAAGGGAATGAAACAGGGAATCTGAGGACTAAGAAAGTTGCACAGATTCCTGACTAAGGAAATTATATAATGGCTgtcctgggtaccatccgggtagcggttcactcctatgtttgcttccgctatccgtctggagacctgcacattcaaaccgtttggtgctaacgtcagttgatgagcgaattaaggaatgggttctaaaGCACTCAGGCCTTCCGCAAGCGGACGGAGGGCTTGTCCAGTGTTGGAATGCTTGTTATAACGAGCTTTTGAACCATTCCTTACTTCACTCAtctgtagggaccaatcagcacctgcgtccaaaatttggacgattccagacgttatcgcggtcaaggttcccagacggaacagcagagaagcaatgtatatagcgtataatgaatgtcagagctagaagcgactgtatatagactacatgtataatgaacgCCAGAGAGAACTACTTTCCAGACGGTACCAAGGCTATATAATGGCAGGATATGTAAAACAAATTATTAAAATGCTATTTCATGAAACTGAACAGATCCTTGTCATTGAGTGACGAATGTACAGATCATTATCTATAGGAAAGCAAAAATATTAGAATTTTCTCAATTGGGTTTCTCTTTCAATGCTACTTAATTCTTTGctgcatacatacattttgcTGTTTACTTTCTGGCCAGTAATCTATATTTCACCATGCAGGAGTTACCACATGCTGGTAAACAAGGCTGCTGTTTCAGGCAGTTAAAATGTTATGTGAGCTCAACAGACCATGCTGGTCATACTCATACTCTTTGTTGTCAGGTCAGGTGATCACCTGTGGCAAGCGATCACCTTTCCAGGTTTGACTGGCACACATATCCCAATTGGCAACTCTTTTACATCAGAAATGGAGAAGGTAACCATAACTAATCAACTCAGTGTTGCCTTTAAAAGTCTCTAATTCAAGGGCTTTTAAGTTTTAGGATTGAAATGATGCAAGTCTAAACTGACAAGAGTTTGTCAATTTGAAAGATTCTGCTGGAAAAGGGATAAGAATATTCAAGCTCAAAACCCCTGGAGTGAACAACCAAACCCAATGTCAAACAAGGACTGCTTACCTTTTCATTGGCCAGATGCAGTAGACAAACAAATGCAATTGGCACAGACAAATTTTTGGCTGTTTGGCCTGACACCATAGTGGGGAGCTCCTGCATAAGTTCAGTGAAGGTTTGTTCTCCAGATACGGCCTCTTCTCTCTCATTGTCTTCAGGGTCATGTATTGGCTCCTGCAAGTATGTATACTTAGTTGTTACAACACTGTCCTGCATGATGAAACTTTGGTCTTAATTTCTAAATTTTAAAGAATGTCAagaaattgtcatttttttctaatcttCTTCAAATTATTTCATCGTTAAAGAATGTATATTATGATGAAATTAAGCAAAAAGCCAACACTACATTATCAAACAGAATGGAAATAACATGACATTCCtatcggataggacgttaaatggaggtcccgtgttcggggagagcaacaccccaagcacgttaaagaacccgccacatgtgcgaacattcACCCGAGcagatcaaaccattccggccaaaataggggtagggaatctcccgagcagccctcgtaacccctgcttcgcctattgggtcagttagtccagcaatagtgagcaattgggctggtctcaatcatgatgtttctgacctagggcgaagagttgctgttacagttccaatcatgtaacccgtaaccttgagtggccttcaggccttgttacgtggtgaccatcgagtaaaaaaaaaaaatcatgatggtTTCCTTTTGAATTAAAGTCCCTTAGAAAATATTTTAAGGAAAAATTAATGAATAAAGTATTGACAAGATCAATATGCGCCACCATTCTGGTATAGTTTAAAAATCCTGACTTTTAAAGGCAAGAAGATAGAACATGTACCTTAGGTTTGTCTGGTGCGTGTGGTTTAATAAGCCAGTTCCACATGGTACCCTTTAGTTTTCTCACATCAATGCGCTTGGCCTGTCGAGCATAGTCTATCCCGATCTTGGATACCTAGGGAGGTAAAAAATGCATTGTATATACAATTTATGTACATGATGATATACAATTTATGCcacaaacatgtacatcttacttttattcacaaaaacacatatttctAATCTTAGTTACACAGTTATACatatactgtagatgcagaaatgttcgcggtaattttctgtttttttcatggcagtaagagactacagtgcatgctgctaccgcaaacttaaaagcacCTAACAATATccggggctcgaaataccacctgcatatgcaggctagagcatgtaaaattggagccgtgcaggtatttctggtgtctacctgcacctaacctgcactgggccatgtactgggtattaTACATAAATCACCTATGATGTAgcgtatgtggattgttattagctgcattgactgtcaGTGTTACCACTataatgtataaaagaaaaaataggaatggttcctgaacaatttcagtatgataaatatttcctaaattcagagtggtacaggtaattttcaatgttacctgcgccattgcaggtatgcagaaaaaagtatttcaagccctgaataTCCAAAGTCATGTATCAAAATACTGTCCACATAAACACAATTAGACTCATATACCCATAAACATATCTTTCTTTGCAAAAGTTACTGTGAGAGATAAGCTGAAACAATCTGAAAGGTTGAGAAATGGCCAACAACCTTGCGAGGTGCCTGCACCAGGCCGTCTACTCCTGTCTGAGACTCCAGCATGCTGGCATTGCAGGACACATTACCATGGATGGTGGTGTCGTGACTGAAGTTGAAGTGTGAAGATGCCTGGCTGAAATCTTGGAATCCTGCACTCTCATTATCACTGTCATCTCCCTGGTAGAAACAAGGACAACATGTAAGACTTGGATTACTTCTTACAAAATGGCCTATCTCACTGAGCAGAGGTACTCTTGAGGTACGCTGGAGTTTGTTCAAGGAAGCACCTTTGCACTATTTTAGCCGatttgcactcacactgacgtgagGCACTTTGTCTTTCTAAATGAACAGGTTATTGGCAATCGCAGCGACAGTTGTCAACTTATCAAAAATTAAagtaaaattattcaaatgcATCAAAATGAGACTTGCAAAATATAAAAGGATATTCACTTTTGATAAACAACATAGGTAATATATCATGTGTCCAACCTTAATACTGTTACAATAAAACGACGGAGGTACTTTTCAGGTACGTTGGAGTTTGTTAACTGTACATTGTTAACCAATGCAAAATGATTCACTGCTGATTTGTCCTACCAGTTCATTCTCGGTGAAGTTGCAGCAGGCAGTTTGTAGAGAAAATGACAGTTGggatttatgcaaaataacctggaaAAACATCATCAATTTGAATCTTTCCAGTTCAAGGTCTGTTCAAATTGGTGGAGCTCAGGACTGGTGGTCCTTATGCATTAATGGTCACATGCACTAGTCCAGGTTGGACTGAAAACAAGCCTGCTCCCTACCTCCACCCCTGGACAATAATTGGCACAGTCATTGGGGTTGTTGTAGTCATAGTTTTCTATCCCATCATCCATCTGGCTGTCCTCTTCCACTTGTCTCTTCACCTGTTGATGGACACATGCCACAAACATAAGAGAAATGACTAAAACTAAGAATCAATTGTGACAACCGTGAATCCAATCAGGAAGACACAATCACACtcctctggagcaaagaatctgccaattttgtagtatGATTTTTTGTACAGTAGAAGACAAAGCACATTTCACATTAgcttgtcctttgtatgatagtgATAAAAGCATTCTTTTTTGGCTATGAGTTAAATAAATTTCCCCACTCCAGATGAatatagtaaagagaaatttacaTTTCTGACAGCTTCCTACAAATGAGGCTCGGACCAAAatacaatttgcaccaaaaacacaccatttcctacgcttttcagtcATGTaacgtttaatgtcatttcgcagtaaataatgagaaatgtaaactcaaacatagaccctcggaagcctttcgtcacttttttgtcacGCGCTACCAAAGAGAACAGGGGAGTGCACCGTTAACTGATCGCCAAGGGAGCCCAAACACAAAAGGAACACAGAAGAACTCCAACTCCTTTATACAGAAAATGGCAGATTAGTTTTACTGCCTTTCATCAAACtgacatacaacatgtatcacAGACTGGCTATGCCTTACCAAACCCTCCAAGCTTtctagcaaaactcccctgccaattattctccctatcatagccagtgtagtcagtctggtagagactagcgtGATGCCCAGTGACAGGGAGAATGTAGAAATAGAAGAAAGCACTCACCATGACACTAGCCTTCCCAAACAGCCTGAAGAGAGCATCTGCCCTGTAGCTCAGCTCTGGTGGAAGAGTCTTGCTGTCCTTGTTGTATTTATCCAGTGTCTTTTTGGTGAGGGTGGTGGCTACTTTGGTCTCGATGAACTGTTTCTCAAATTCTACCTCCCCAATGCCTTGGTACACTAACACGAAGGGTTCCTTCTTTTGTCTAGCTTTCTTATCTCCACCTTGTTTACATGCATCTGAGGAAAAAACAAATATTGAGTAATTTCTAATAATACTTTCATTGCCACAGGAGGacattctatttcttttttggtgcacagaaaaaatgatgGGTGCACCACATATGATACAGTAGATTGTCAGCACAATGAGGAGAGGGAAGAGGAGAAGGAAGAAGGGTCCAGAGCCAGTGTCAGTAACTTTATGTCAGCAGGCAGTGCCAACCTAAGAGAATGGACCAGTTTGAGTCTAGCAGAAGCCATGAGACCACAGAAGACAGAGTTAGATGGAGGAGGGTAGTGCAGCGAAtagtcatggtgccccaaccaACCATTAGggggtcaagggataggtgaggtgagtgCTAACACCGTTGAAGCTTTAAATATTGCGATGAACCCGAATTGAACAGCCAACTTCAAAATTTTAAACAAGTACTCAAATACAATTGGTTCAttatttgttgtgatacttgaGTCACATGAATATGCTTTATTGTAGTGTACGATAGTTTTCCTATATGTAAAACATCATTTATAATAATATTACCTTTGGATCTGGGTTTCAACTTCCAATGTTCTGGTCCAGTCCACATGGACAGGAGTTTGGAATCAAAGTAGGAGTACTCGCTGGGTTCCAGTGCCAACACCAGGCTACCTACTGTGCCATCCAGTATAGGAGGTTGACTGGAAGGAAAAACATATCATGCAACACAATTTTCATTGAAAGAATAGCTAATTTTTTACATGATGGGCAAACTACTCTGGCACAGTTCTCTAGTTTAAGGGAGAAGGTTTACATTGTAGGTCAGGTCTTAGCAACCTGGACCTCTGGACCTCCAAACATGTTGCCAACTGTCACtccatttttgtctaaaataaTCTGAGAACCAGCAAATAAGATTagtatcaactagagttcgacgaacacatctcttcgccaaataatcatgcctttattaagAGTTTAACGTCTTATCATGTatttactaaatagtacctaccccaatagcaaatgactgcatgaacgtgtgttcctcacaaacccacaaatgcccccccccccaaaaaaaaacacataaccTTCTCGTCGAACTGGTGACAAtgaaatgatgtacaatgttgtgactttccagcgcaactttcatagtgtttTGTTAACATCAgattctaccagactccagcctggccggATAGTATTGATTTTAGGGGGCCTTGGACTGTGGCCAAAGATGACCTAGGCCTGcatggtagcatccctggtcaatcagaatttcatgcttgtcaagacCGGCTGTCTTGACctactttttctctatttttagacatctatgggctGATTCAAGTTCTTTCGGtggactccgtcacaagtatattTTTAACCtatatagaagtttccctaagtaattatatcaaatagatagtgatttatataatttgcatctcattatgttcattATCACCCAAACtaactacataccaaaaacaaagactATCCAACAATCTGCTCTggagttatccttcttaaaagttacgaactataagacccactgcagttccaaacaagctactagggggcccaaaattacaccattcactcctagtcccaacagctatccaccactaaaAAAttatgaacctggcacttctggaaaatttaggctcaagctttgacgctcacttgcagtaccaaaacaagtcgccaggaggcccattatcgaacttgaccttcctttctgtgtcccctacctatcaacaaaatatcattagcattcaTCAAAagcatcttgagttatcttgcatacagacaaacgcacttacatacaaagccagctacagcaccgtaggtaaaagctagctaaaccattctcgcacatgacaatcctttacacaaccgctacacacctaccaaatatcgtagaaatcgcccagctgcattttgacttatgcttcccgaaacaaacctcgaaaaaatacaaagctcgctgctgtaccgtaggaaaacgccaggtaaaccattttcaaactaggcatgcctttagacaaccgctacacacctacaaaaaatcaaaaagttccatccacaatttctcgacttatatgctgttgacctacatacagacccaagtcggcaaaaacatactcatcgccattggcgaagagaataaacTGATTGCCCATCCTACTAGTGACAAATCCCAAGCAGCAGGAATAACCATGTCTGCGTCAATCTCTTCACAAGAGGTGCTCGGAAAAGCACAACACTACTTCCTTTGAAGTAAATCGAGGTGATTCTACAGTTCTACCTTGTATTGGCATCCTGCAGCATCCTTGCTGATTTTCCATCCACAAACATGGATTGTTCCTCTATGGTCCCATCTCCACCATCTATTTCTCTATCAGAACCATCAGCAGCATCATCAAACCCTCCTATGTCATAGTCTGGTCCATCCTCTTCTATGGGCTGAGTTTCTGCATTCAGGTCAAAGGCATGTTCCCCTTTCCCTTGTTTAGACACGACTTCTCCAAAGAAGTCCTGAAAAACAACCATGTCGTTATGTCTAGTCTATATATGTCAGGGCGTTACTTGATGACAACGCTCCTTGATGACAAGTTTTTCGTTTCATTCATGTATTGTTCCATCATGTtgtacatcagggcactccagccatcattACTACCGGGTATAATAAGAAACAGAGATGTGGTTGGACACTTTCTTTATCGTatatattttcggaataaatgaggtatgCTAAGCACACTGAGAAGGCAAATtcctcataagatagcaaagaatacaacagggctcgaaattcatttggaGATTATGGggattgggtgcaccaaaaaaaatttgggtgcacctcttaaatttaagtagaatgtcagaaaaacctaatgacaaaacttagttacaaattgctatcaaattcttaaacaagtaccataatGCATgagtcattttattatcttagatgtcaagaatatgatgtatactggtatattttgatatctttacatacataaacccatgAAAATACTTGGGTGACTTGGGTgcacctgtgcacccacagaaaataattgggtgcacagctccaattttgggtgcacctgggtgcacatgcacccagtatttcgagccctgatacaagaacaagaagagaTTTCTTAGCgcacctgaaattagttttgtaaccttacccaaaacttttgcattgtattcagccataggattaattcaattagagggtacttggggagttaagtaccagactgaatgcttttgaggcacgtggagcaactgggtactttatcgtataatatGAAGTAGTATATGCAGTTATAACtttctaaaattaatatctatcggaaaataacactcccgtgtggagtgcaATGCCCCTTTAAGTATCCCATGTCAATAAGATCGCGTATCGATAAGAAAAAGTGTCTGTGTAACTTTCATGACTTTACAACTTctaaaaaaagaactttattgaTAGGATTGGTCATTATGATTCACATCGttgtggtcgttgaaaatttgtgtgtgaaaatttgatctgtgtacaCCTGACTGAACAATAAACCAGTctaatgctacatgtactactcACAGTCTACCTTGTGTTACACTGTGATGGGGAAATCTTAAAAACACACCTTGTCAAAGTTAACTATGGCAATCCAGTAGTTACAGgtaagaagaagaaatgaaataaaaagaaatggaatttgCATGTACAGAATAGTTATGAGTAATGAATAAAGTTTGAATTTGCACAAGTCACAGAGTTGCAAACTTCACTTGTTTTCATGCACATGTCTCAGACATGTCTCAGACATGTGCATGAAAACAAGTGAAGTCCATGATGCTTTTCATGGCATTTAGAAACAGACATTTAAACAGCAGTGTTAATTGTTCAAATGCAAGACTACAGCTGTACAACAGATCAAGACTAAAGCTTACCTGATCTTTTTCCATGAACTTGAAGTCAGCAAAAGGTAGACAGACCTGTGTTGTACTGATCCTCTCTAAGAGATTGTGTTGGCCTTTTAAGAATTCTTCTGAAAGTGGCATATAGAAATACCATGGTTTGTTCTTGGTTTCTCTTCAAGTATGAAAGAAGGTATTACAGAATATTGCCAGAGGTTATTGCCCAGACAGATTGGAAGAGGACATCGGACCTGACAGGAAAAAGTAGAATATGGCCACATGGACATAACCAAAGATCTTGTTACTGTGCCACAACCAGTACATTCCACAACCAGAAATTAACTATAACTTTATAAGcagtataaaaagaaaatacagtacTCCAATGATAACAATCACCACCTGAAAATAGCTGTTAGAACTAGTAGCCATCAAAATGAGGGCATCCAAAAATCAGGGACTatataatacacacacacacacacacacacacacacacacatatatatatatatataggtttaTTAACAAAGTAATAATCAGTTCTTGACGTTGAACCAAAGAATACCACCATGACATGTTTCTATGCAATGAGTCCAGTGAGTGCCAATCATTCATATTTAACATTACACACCATTAACAGACATTATCATTTCAATACTGTTCGGCGAATGAAATTCAAGACCCACCAGAAAAATCCACCTGCTCCATGTTCCTGCTGATCTCAACCTTGTCCCCaaaggttgccatggcaacagcattgGAGTCAAACAGCAGCTCCATGCTGTCGTCACGGCAACTGAGGTGGTTGAGCAGCAGACCCCTGGTCCCTCCTTCATCAAAGGTAGCAGACATCTTCTTGAATAAAGGGTCCACCTGGAAGGGTGGGATGTATACATATTTGCAAtcaggccatgttggtttgattacATCATTGATGACAGTCTCTAggaacctcaaaactgatgcgagcatgtggatgaaaaaagtttggaaaaaacgAAGCTGTCTTCATTGAGCATGAGATGTAAGTGATCACAAGGTTGAAGAAATATACCGAAGTTTATTTTTCGTTGACTTGGGGAAACTCTTGCTACTTTGCCCTGATGGGGCTATTTGGGGGTAGCTTGATGTAGAGTTTGCCAATGTACAA
The sequence above is drawn from the Branchiostoma floridae strain S238N-H82 chromosome 4, Bfl_VNyyK, whole genome shotgun sequence genome and encodes:
- the LOC118413008 gene encoding condensin complex subunit 2-like isoform X2, coding for MDSRGVHTPTPTSTPGLTSRSTPNLSTPDFISPSTRRQRVVINSQSPRVMTHVAENDDAAEKRERRRSRVIELTRGGIGSPISPMDRRNSLGTTQGGLTNVQLADHYTSCIKLSAENKINVKNAFGLHLIDYMSQLLKTKNRNEVTNFQVASCTLDASAKIYAYRVDAVHADAFKMLGGLGHTECANKEAGDVPAEDGEIKGKKPKKSGMSSTVENNLKNINVNNFDLEFEVDPLFKKMSATFDEGGTRGLLLNHLSCRDDSMELLFDSNAVAMATFGDKVEISRNMEQVDFSEFLKGQHNLLERISTTQVCLPFADFKFMEKDQDFFGEVVSKQGKGEHAFDLNAETQPIEEDGPDYDIGGFDDAADGSDREIDGGDGTIEEQSMFVDGKSARMLQDANTSQPPILDGTVGSLVLALEPSEYSYFDSKLLSMWTGPEHWKLKPRSKDACKQGGDKKARQKKEPFVLVYQGIGEVEFEKQFIETKVATTLTKKTLDKYNKDSKTLPPELSYRADALFRLFGKASVMVKRQVEEDSQMDDGIENYDYNNPNDCANYCPGVEGDDSDNESAGFQDFSQASSHFNFSHDTTIHGNVSCNASMLESQTGVDGLVQAPRKVSKIGIDYARQAKRIDVRKLKGTMWNWLIKPHAPDKPKEPIHDPEDNEREEAVSGEQTFTELMQELPTMVSGQTAKNLSVPIAFVCLLHLANEKCLMIDGNDDLSELTVAQGV
- the LOC118413008 gene encoding condensin complex subunit 2-like isoform X1, yielding MDSRGVHTPTPTSTPGLTSRSTPNLSTPDFISPSTRRQRVVINSQSPRVMTHVAENDDAAEKRERRRSRVIELTRGGIGSPISPMDRRNSLGTTQGGLTNVQLADHYTSCIKLSAENKINVKNAFGLHLIDYMSQLLKTKNRNEVTNFQVASCTLDASAKIYAYRVDAVHADAFKMLGGLGHTECANKEAGDVPAEDGEIKGKKPKKSGMSSTVENNLKNINVNNFDLEFEVDPLFKKMSATFDEGGTRGLLLNHLSCRDDSMELLFDSNAVAMATFGDKVEISRNMEQVDFSEEFLKGQHNLLERISTTQVCLPFADFKFMEKDQDFFGEVVSKQGKGEHAFDLNAETQPIEEDGPDYDIGGFDDAADGSDREIDGGDGTIEEQSMFVDGKSARMLQDANTSQPPILDGTVGSLVLALEPSEYSYFDSKLLSMWTGPEHWKLKPRSKDACKQGGDKKARQKKEPFVLVYQGIGEVEFEKQFIETKVATTLTKKTLDKYNKDSKTLPPELSYRADALFRLFGKASVMVKRQVEEDSQMDDGIENYDYNNPNDCANYCPGVEGDDSDNESAGFQDFSQASSHFNFSHDTTIHGNVSCNASMLESQTGVDGLVQAPRKVSKIGIDYARQAKRIDVRKLKGTMWNWLIKPHAPDKPKEPIHDPEDNEREEAVSGEQTFTELMQELPTMVSGQTAKNLSVPIAFVCLLHLANEKCLMIDGNDDLSELTVAQGV
- the LOC118413008 gene encoding condensin complex subunit 2-like isoform X4, giving the protein MTHVAENDDAAEKRERRRSRVIELTRGGIGSPISPMDRRNSLGTTQGGLTNVQLADHYTSCIKLSAENKINVKNAFGLHLIDYMSQLLKTKNRNEVTNFQVASCTLDASAKIYAYRVDAVHADAFKMLGGLGHTECANKEAGDVPAEDGEIKGKKPKKSGMSSTVENNLKNINVNNFDLEFEVDPLFKKMSATFDEGGTRGLLLNHLSCRDDSMELLFDSNAVAMATFGDKVEISRNMEQVDFSEEFLKGQHNLLERISTTQVCLPFADFKFMEKDQDFFGEVVSKQGKGEHAFDLNAETQPIEEDGPDYDIGGFDDAADGSDREIDGGDGTIEEQSMFVDGKSARMLQDANTSQPPILDGTVGSLVLALEPSEYSYFDSKLLSMWTGPEHWKLKPRSKDACKQGGDKKARQKKEPFVLVYQGIGEVEFEKQFIETKVATTLTKKTLDKYNKDSKTLPPELSYRADALFRLFGKASVMVKRQVEEDSQMDDGIENYDYNNPNDCANYCPGVEGDDSDNESAGFQDFSQASSHFNFSHDTTIHGNVSCNASMLESQTGVDGLVQAPRKVSKIGIDYARQAKRIDVRKLKGTMWNWLIKPHAPDKPKEPIHDPEDNEREEAVSGEQTFTELMQELPTMVSGQTAKNLSVPIAFVCLLHLANEKCLMIDGNDDLSELTVAQGV
- the LOC118413008 gene encoding condensin complex subunit 2-like isoform X5 translates to MDRRNSLGTTQGGLTNVQLADHYTSCIKLSAENKINVKNAFGLHLIDYMSQLLKTKNRNEVTNFQVASCTLDASAKIYAYRVDAVHADAFKMLGGLGHTECANKEAGDVPAEDGEIKGKKPKKSGMSSTVENNLKNINVNNFDLEFEVDPLFKKMSATFDEGGTRGLLLNHLSCRDDSMELLFDSNAVAMATFGDKVEISRNMEQVDFSEEFLKGQHNLLERISTTQVCLPFADFKFMEKDQDFFGEVVSKQGKGEHAFDLNAETQPIEEDGPDYDIGGFDDAADGSDREIDGGDGTIEEQSMFVDGKSARMLQDANTSQPPILDGTVGSLVLALEPSEYSYFDSKLLSMWTGPEHWKLKPRSKDACKQGGDKKARQKKEPFVLVYQGIGEVEFEKQFIETKVATTLTKKTLDKYNKDSKTLPPELSYRADALFRLFGKASVMVKRQVEEDSQMDDGIENYDYNNPNDCANYCPGVEGDDSDNESAGFQDFSQASSHFNFSHDTTIHGNVSCNASMLESQTGVDGLVQAPRKVSKIGIDYARQAKRIDVRKLKGTMWNWLIKPHAPDKPKEPIHDPEDNEREEAVSGEQTFTELMQELPTMVSGQTAKNLSVPIAFVCLLHLANEKCLMIDGNDDLSELTVAQGV